Proteins from a genomic interval of Sinobacterium caligoides:
- the alr gene encoding alanine racemase: MARPTKALLDISALRHNYRYAQRLSDKGRAIPIIKANAYGHGAVAVASALADLAPAFGVACIEEALELRNAGINQPILLLEGAFTADEVMTASEQNFWLMSSCRQQIDAIVAAPLKQELTVWLKADTGMHRLGLAANEFATCYERLIHCPFVANDAIVVATHFSSADDLSDNTTELQIAHLLELTQDLNVELSMANSPALLAWPEARGQWNRPGFMLYGNSPLMTEHDAVLPLKPVMTLRSAIIALREVDRGESVGYGRTWVAPKRSKIATVAIGYGDGYPRHAISGTPVWIKDQRAELVGRVSMDMLSIDVSHIENVAIGDEVELWGTNICVNEVASYAGTIGYELLARMPMRTPRIVVD; encoded by the coding sequence ATGGCTCGTCCAACCAAAGCTTTATTGGATATTTCCGCGTTACGCCATAATTACCGTTATGCGCAGCGGCTATCTGATAAAGGTCGCGCTATCCCAATTATCAAAGCTAATGCTTATGGTCATGGTGCTGTTGCTGTGGCATCAGCGCTGGCCGATTTAGCTCCTGCTTTTGGCGTTGCTTGTATTGAGGAAGCTCTTGAGCTTAGAAATGCAGGTATTAACCAGCCCATTTTGCTATTAGAGGGGGCCTTTACCGCCGACGAGGTGATGACGGCAAGTGAGCAAAACTTTTGGTTGATGTCGAGTTGTCGGCAGCAGATTGATGCGATCGTCGCAGCTCCCTTAAAGCAGGAGCTGACGGTGTGGCTAAAAGCTGATACTGGCATGCACCGCCTTGGGCTTGCTGCTAATGAGTTTGCGACTTGCTATGAACGGTTAATTCATTGCCCGTTCGTTGCCAATGACGCAATAGTTGTCGCAACGCACTTTTCTTCAGCTGATGATCTTAGTGATAACACAACTGAGCTGCAGATTGCTCATTTACTCGAGCTTACTCAAGATCTTAACGTCGAATTGAGTATGGCGAACTCGCCTGCTTTACTTGCTTGGCCAGAAGCAAGAGGGCAGTGGAATCGACCGGGTTTTATGCTCTATGGCAACTCACCCTTAATGACAGAGCATGATGCAGTATTGCCGTTAAAGCCGGTGATGACACTACGATCCGCCATCATTGCCTTGCGTGAAGTTGATCGAGGCGAATCCGTTGGCTATGGCCGTACCTGGGTCGCGCCAAAGCGCAGCAAGATTGCGACAGTTGCCATAGGCTATGGTGATGGCTACCCGAGGCACGCGATATCTGGGACGCCTGTGTGGATCAAGGATCAGCGTGCTGAGTTAGTCGGCCGTGTTTCGATGGACATGCTTAGCATTGATGTTAGTCACATAGAAAATGTTGCCATAGGTGATGAGGTCGAACTCTGGGGGACTAATATCTGCGTCAACGAGGTTGCGAGTTATGCAGGTACGATAGGTTATGA